Proteins from a single region of Schistocerca gregaria isolate iqSchGreg1 chromosome 3, iqSchGreg1.2, whole genome shotgun sequence:
- the LOC126356036 gene encoding uncharacterized PE-PGRS family protein PE_PGRS20-like isoform X5 → MRAAAVAVALLLLQVAAVAAAPRNAGCLSSGDPRCWRSHTGTDEQHHALGTPDTQKSSLTQSKVENDNSWLHSEQEDAEHGRSEQHSVQNVKKKPLYGWSSLIKAIIQEKENRSRSEEDDSSDSSSNDSNDSSGSDNENSSGHNSDSNESDGDDSNSSSSHEENTSGNNSGSNDSDEDDSSNDDENTSGNNSGNNENDEDDSDSSNSSNDDENNSGNHSGSNDSDEDHSGNDDENTSSNNSGSNESDEDDSGNSNSSSNDDENNSGNNSQSNEDDSDSGNGGGGDSGDGGNGGNGGDGGDGGNGGDGGDGGDGGDGGDGGDGGDGGDGGDGGDGGDGGNGGDGGDGGDGGDGGDAGDGGDGGNGGDGGDGGDGGEGGDGGDGGDGGDGGDGGNGGNGGDGGDGGDGGDGGDGGNGGDAGDGGNGGDGGNGGDGGDGGDGGDAGDGGDGGDGGDGGDGGDGGDGGDGGDGGDGGDGGDAEDGGDGGNGGNGGDGGGGGDGGDGGEGGDAGDGGNGGDGGNGGDGGDGGDGGNGGDGGDGGDGGNGGDGGDGGDGGDGGDGGDGGDGGDGGDGGDGEDGGDGGDGGDGGDAGDGGDGGDGGNGGDGGNGGDDGGDGGDGGDGGNGGDGGDGGDGGNGGDGGDGSDGADGNDEGSGGNDDNGQSDNENGNDNGGSTTEGNIGDCPAVGSCPLHEDAGSDVTLLPHATDCGKYCVCEHGIPVTMPCPAGLYFNPELRVCDWPWAAGCKAPTHLDGIPYFLAQILRRNH, encoded by the exons ATGAGAG CGGCTGCGGTTGCGGTGGCGCTGCTGTTGCTGCAGGTGGCGGCGGTCGCAGCAGCACCCAGGAACGCCGGCTGCCTGTCCTCCGGAGATCCTCGCTGTTGGCGCTCACACACAG GTACCGATGAGCAGCATCACGCTCTTGGGACACCAGACACTCAGAAATCGTCGCTTACTCAGTCAAAGGTTGAGAATGACAACTCATGGCTGCATTCTGAACAAGAGGATGCTGAACATGGAAGAAGTGAGCAACACTCAGTACAAAATGTAAAGAAGAAACCTTTATATGGTTGGTCTAGTCTCATAAAAgccataattcaagagaaagaaaacagaagcagAAGCGAAGAAGATGACAGCAGCGACAGCAGTAGTAATGACAGCAATGACAGCAGCGGAAGTGACAATGAAAATTCTAGTGGTCATAACAGCGACAGCAATGAAAGTGATGGAGATGATAGTAACAGCAGTAGTAGTCATGAGGAAAATACTAGTGGAAATAACAGTGGCAGtaatgacagtgatgaagatgacagTAGTAATGATGATGAAAATACTAGTGGTAATAACAGTGGTAACAATGAGAATGATGAAGACGACAGTGACAGTAGCAACAGCAGTAACGATGATGAAAACAACAGTGGTAATCACAGTGGCAGTAATGACAGTGATGAAGATCACAGTGGTAATGATGATGAAAATACTAGTAGTAATAACAGTGGCAGCAATGAGAGTGATGAAGATGACAGTGGCAATAGCAACAGCAGTAGTAACGATGATGAAAACAACAGTGGTAACAACAGTCAGAGTAATGAGGATGACAGTGACAGTGGAAATGGTGGTGGAGGCGATAGTGGAGATGGAGGCAATGGTGGAAATGGAGGAGATGGTGGAGACGGAGGCAATGGTGGAGATGGAGGTGATGGTGGAGACGGAGGCGATGGTGGAGACGGTGGCGATGGAG GCGATGGTGGAGACGGTGGTGATGGAGGTGATGGCGGAGATGGAGGCAATGGAGGAGACGGAGGAGATGGAGGCGATGGTGGAGATGGTGGCGATGCTGGTGATGGAGGTGATGGTGGAAATGGAGGTGATGGTGGAGACGGAGGTGATGGTGGAGAAGGAGGCGATGGTGGAGATGGAGGCGATGGTGgagatggtggtgatggtggaaACGGAGGTAATGGTGGAGACGGAGGCGATGGTGGAGACGGAGGTGATGGTGGAGATGGTGGTAATGGAGGTGATGCTGGAGATGGAGGCAATGGTGGAGACGGAGGCAATGGAGGAGACGGAGGCGATGGAGGAGATGGAGGCGATGCTGGAGATGGAGGTGATGGTGGAGACGGAGGTGATGGTGGAGATGGAGGTGATGGTGGAGACGGAGGTGATGGTGGAGATGGAGGCGATGGTGGAGATGGAGGCGATGCTGAAGATGGAGGTGATGGTGGAAACGGAGGTAATGGTGGAGATGGAGGTGGTGGTGGAGACGGAGGTGATGGTGGAGAAGGTGGTGATGCTGGAGATGGAGGCAATGGTGGAGATGGAGGTAATGGAGGAGACGGAGGCgatggaggagacggaggcaatGGTGGAGACGGAGGTGATGGTGGAGACGGAGGCAATGGTGGAGATGGAGGTGATGGTGGAGACGGAGGCGATGGTGGAGATGGAGGCGATGGTGGAGATGGAGGTGATGGTGGAGACGGAGGTGATGGTGAAGACGGAGGTGATGGTGGAGATGGTGGTGATGGAGGTGATGCTGGAGATGGAGGCGATGGTGGAGATGGAGGCAATGGTGGAGATGGAGGCAATGGTGGAGATGATGGTGGAGATGGAGGTGATGGTGGAGATGGAGGCAATGGTGGAGATGGAGGCGATGGTGGAGATGGAGGCAATGGTGGAGATGGAGGTGATGGTAGTGATGGAGCTGATGGAAATGATGAAGGCAGTGGTGGTAATGATGACAATGGTCAGTCTGATAATGAAAATGGCAATGATAATGGAGGCAGTACTACAGAAGGTAATATTGGTGATTGCCCTGCTGTGGGAAGTTGCCCATTACATGAAGATGCCGGATCAGATGTTACTTTGCTGCCACATGCAACTGACTGTGGAAAGTACTGTGTATGTGAGCATGGTATTCCAGTAACCATGCCTTGTCCTGCTGGACTCTACTTCAACCCAGAACTGAGAGTCTGTGATTGGCCTTGGGCTGCAGGCTGTAAGGCACCTACCCACCTTGACGGTATACCATACTTCTTGGCACAAATCTTACGCCGAAATCATTAA
- the LOC126356036 gene encoding uncharacterized PE-PGRS family protein PE_PGRS54-like isoform X12 — translation MRAAAVAVALLLLQVAAVAAAPRNAGCLSSGDPRCWRSHTGTDEQHHALGTPDTQKSSLTQSKVENDNSWLHSEQEDAEHGRSEQHSVQNVKKKPLYGWSSLIKAIIQEKENRSRSEEDDSSDSSSNDSNDSSGSDNENSSGHNSDSNESDGDDSNSSSSHEENTSGNNSGSNDSDEDDSSNDDENTSGNNSGNNENDEDDSDSSNSSNDDENNSGNHSGSNDSDEDHSGNDDENTSSNNSGSNESDEDDSGNSNSSSNDDENNSGNNSQSNEDDSDSGNGGGGDSGDGGNGGNGGDGGDGGNGGDGGDGGDGGDGGDGGDGGDGGDGGNGGDGGDGGDGGDGGDGGDGGDGGDGGDGGNGGDGGDGGDGGDGGDAGDGGDGGNGGDGGDGGDGGEGGDGGDGGDGGDGGDGGNGGNGGDGGDGGDGGDAGDGGDGGNGGNGGDGGGGGDGGDGGEGGDAGDGGNGGDGGNGGDGGDGGDGGNGGDGGDGGDGGNGGDGGDGGDGGDGGDGGDGGDGGDGGDGGDGEDGGDGGDGGDGGDAGDGGDGGDGGNGGDGGNGGDDGGDGGDGGDGGNGGDGGDGGDGGNGGDGGDGSDGADGNDEGSGGNDDNGQSDNENGNDNGGSTTEGNIGDCPAVGSCPLHEDAGSDVTLLPHATDCGKYCVCEHGIPVTMPCPAGLYFNPELRVCDWPWAAGCKAPTHLDGIPYFLAQILRRNH, via the exons ATGAGAG CGGCTGCGGTTGCGGTGGCGCTGCTGTTGCTGCAGGTGGCGGCGGTCGCAGCAGCACCCAGGAACGCCGGCTGCCTGTCCTCCGGAGATCCTCGCTGTTGGCGCTCACACACAG GTACCGATGAGCAGCATCACGCTCTTGGGACACCAGACACTCAGAAATCGTCGCTTACTCAGTCAAAGGTTGAGAATGACAACTCATGGCTGCATTCTGAACAAGAGGATGCTGAACATGGAAGAAGTGAGCAACACTCAGTACAAAATGTAAAGAAGAAACCTTTATATGGTTGGTCTAGTCTCATAAAAgccataattcaagagaaagaaaacagaagcagAAGCGAAGAAGATGACAGCAGCGACAGCAGTAGTAATGACAGCAATGACAGCAGCGGAAGTGACAATGAAAATTCTAGTGGTCATAACAGCGACAGCAATGAAAGTGATGGAGATGATAGTAACAGCAGTAGTAGTCATGAGGAAAATACTAGTGGAAATAACAGTGGCAGtaatgacagtgatgaagatgacagTAGTAATGATGATGAAAATACTAGTGGTAATAACAGTGGTAACAATGAGAATGATGAAGACGACAGTGACAGTAGCAACAGCAGTAACGATGATGAAAACAACAGTGGTAATCACAGTGGCAGTAATGACAGTGATGAAGATCACAGTGGTAATGATGATGAAAATACTAGTAGTAATAACAGTGGCAGCAATGAGAGTGATGAAGATGACAGTGGCAATAGCAACAGCAGTAGTAACGATGATGAAAACAACAGTGGTAACAACAGTCAGAGTAATGAGGATGACAGTGACAGTGGAAATGGTGGTGGAGGCGATAGTGGAGATGGAGGCAATGGTGGAAATGGAGGAGATGGTGGAGACGGAGGCAATGGTGGAGATGGAGGTGATGGTGGAGACGGAGGCGATGGTGGAGACGGTGGCGATGGAGGTGATGGCGGAGATGGAGGCAATGGAGGAGATGGAGGCGACGGTGGAGACGGTGGCGATGGAGGCGATGGTGGAGACGGTGGTGATGGAGGTGATGGCGGAGATGGAGGCAATGGAGGAGACGGAGGAGATGGAGGCGATGGTGGAGATGGTGGCGATGCTGGTGATGGAGGTGATGGTGGAAATGGAGGTGATGGTGGAGACGGAGGTGATGGTGGAGAAGGAGGCGATGGTGGAGATGGAGGCGATGGTGgagatggtggtgatggtggaaACGGAGGTAATGGTGGAGACGGAGGCGATGGTGGAGACGGAG GCGATGCTGGAGATGGAG GTGATGGTGGAAACGGAGGTAATGGTGGAGATGGAGGTGGTGGTGGAGACGGAGGTGATGGTGGAGAAGGTGGTGATGCTGGAGATGGAGGCAATGGTGGAGATGGAGGTAATGGAGGAGACGGAGGCgatggaggagacggaggcaatGGTGGAGACGGAGGTGATGGTGGAGACGGAGGCAATGGTGGAGATGGAGGTGATGGTGGAGACGGAGGCGATGGTGGAGATGGAGGCGATGGTGGAGATGGAGGTGATGGTGGAGACGGAGGTGATGGTGAAGACGGAGGTGATGGTGGAGATGGTGGTGATGGAGGTGATGCTGGAGATGGAGGCGATGGTGGAGATGGAGGCAATGGTGGAGATGGAGGCAATGGTGGAGATGATGGTGGAGATGGAGGTGATGGTGGAGATGGAGGCAATGGTGGAGATGGAGGCGATGGTGGAGATGGAGGCAATGGTGGAGATGGAGGTGATGGTAGTGATGGAGCTGATGGAAATGATGAAGGCAGTGGTGGTAATGATGACAATGGTCAGTCTGATAATGAAAATGGCAATGATAATGGAGGCAGTACTACAGAAGGTAATATTGGTGATTGCCCTGCTGTGGGAAGTTGCCCATTACATGAAGATGCCGGATCAGATGTTACTTTGCTGCCACATGCAACTGACTGTGGAAAGTACTGTGTATGTGAGCATGGTATTCCAGTAACCATGCCTTGTCCTGCTGGACTCTACTTCAACCCAGAACTGAGAGTCTGTGATTGGCCTTGGGCTGCAGGCTGTAAGGCACCTACCCACCTTGACGGTATACCATACTTCTTGGCACAAATCTTACGCCGAAATCATTAA
- the LOC126356036 gene encoding PE-PGRS family protein PE_PGRS5-like isoform X9 produces MRAAAVAVALLLLQVAAVAAAPRNAGCLSSGDPRCWRSHTGTDEQHHALGTPDTQKSSLTQSKVENDNSWLHSEQEDAEHGRSEQHSVQNVKKKPLYGWSSLIKAIIQEKENRSRSEEDDSSDSSSNDSNDSSGSDNENSSGHNSDSNESDGDDSNSSSSHEENTSGNNSGSNDSDEDDSSNDDENTSGNNSGNNENDEDDSDSSNSSNDDENNSGNHSGSNDSDEDHSGNDDENTSSNNSGSNESDEDDSGNSNSSSNDDENNSGNNSQSNEDDSDSGNGGGGDSGDGGNGGNGGDGGDGGNGGDGGDGGDGGDGGDGGDGGDGGDGGNGGDGGDGGDGGDGGDGGDGGDGGDGGDGGNGGDGGDGGDGGDGGDAGDGGDGGNGGDGGDGGDGGEGGDGGDGGDGGDGGDGGNGGNGGDGGDGGDGGDAGDGGDGGDGGDGGDGGDGGDGGDGGDGGDGGDGGDAEDGGDGGNGGNGGDGGGGGDGGDGGEGGDAGDGGNGGDGGNGGDGGDGGDGGNGGDGGDGGDGGNGGDGGDGGDGGDGGDGGDGGDGGDGGDGGDGEDGGDGGDGGDGGDAGDGGDGGDGGNGGDGGNGGDDGGDGGDGGDGGNGGDGGDGGDGGNGGDGGDGSDGADGNDEGSGGNDDNGQSDNENGNDNGGSTTEGNIGDCPAVGSCPLHEDAGSDVTLLPHATDCGKYCVCEHGIPVTMPCPAGLYFNPELRVCDWPWAAGCKAPTHLDGIPYFLAQILRRNH; encoded by the exons ATGAGAG CGGCTGCGGTTGCGGTGGCGCTGCTGTTGCTGCAGGTGGCGGCGGTCGCAGCAGCACCCAGGAACGCCGGCTGCCTGTCCTCCGGAGATCCTCGCTGTTGGCGCTCACACACAG GTACCGATGAGCAGCATCACGCTCTTGGGACACCAGACACTCAGAAATCGTCGCTTACTCAGTCAAAGGTTGAGAATGACAACTCATGGCTGCATTCTGAACAAGAGGATGCTGAACATGGAAGAAGTGAGCAACACTCAGTACAAAATGTAAAGAAGAAACCTTTATATGGTTGGTCTAGTCTCATAAAAgccataattcaagagaaagaaaacagaagcagAAGCGAAGAAGATGACAGCAGCGACAGCAGTAGTAATGACAGCAATGACAGCAGCGGAAGTGACAATGAAAATTCTAGTGGTCATAACAGCGACAGCAATGAAAGTGATGGAGATGATAGTAACAGCAGTAGTAGTCATGAGGAAAATACTAGTGGAAATAACAGTGGCAGtaatgacagtgatgaagatgacagTAGTAATGATGATGAAAATACTAGTGGTAATAACAGTGGTAACAATGAGAATGATGAAGACGACAGTGACAGTAGCAACAGCAGTAACGATGATGAAAACAACAGTGGTAATCACAGTGGCAGTAATGACAGTGATGAAGATCACAGTGGTAATGATGATGAAAATACTAGTAGTAATAACAGTGGCAGCAATGAGAGTGATGAAGATGACAGTGGCAATAGCAACAGCAGTAGTAACGATGATGAAAACAACAGTGGTAACAACAGTCAGAGTAATGAGGATGACAGTGACAGTGGAAATGGTGGTGGAGGCGATAGTGGAGATGGAGGCAATGGTGGAAATGGAGGAGATGGTGGAGACGGAGGCAATGGTGGAGATGGAGGTGATGGTGGAGACGGAGGCGATGGTGGAGACGGTGGCGATGGAGGTGATGGCGGAGATGGAGGCAATGGAGGAGATGGAGGCGACGGTGGAGACGGTGGCGATGGAGGCGATGGTGGAGACGGTGGTGATGGAGGTGATGGCGGAGATGGAGGCAATGGAGGAGACGGAGGAGATGGAGGCGATGGTGGAGATGGTGGCGATGCTGGTGATGGAGGTGATGGTGGAAATGGAGGTGATGGTGGAGACGGAGGTGATGGTGGAGAAGGAGGCGATGGTGGAGATGGAGGCGATGGTGgagatggtggtgatggtggaaACGGAGGTAATGGTGGAGACGGAGGCGATGGTGGAGACGGAG GCGATGCTGGAGATGGAGGTGATGGTGGAGACGGAGGTGATGGTGGAGATGGAGGTGATGGTGGAGACGGAGGTGATGGTGGAGATGGAGGCGATGGTGGAGATGGAGGCGATGCTGAAGATGGAGGTGATGGTGGAAACGGAGGTAATGGTGGAGATGGAGGTGGTGGTGGAGACGGAGGTGATGGTGGAGAAGGTGGTGATGCTGGAGATGGAGGCAATGGTGGAGATGGAGGTAATGGAGGAGACGGAGGCgatggaggagacggaggcaatGGTGGAGACGGAGGTGATGGTGGAGACGGAGGCAATGGTGGAGATGGAGGTGATGGTGGAGACGGAGGCGATGGTGGAGATGGAGGCGATGGTGGAGATGGAGGTGATGGTGGAGACGGAGGTGATGGTGAAGACGGAGGTGATGGTGGAGATGGTGGTGATGGAGGTGATGCTGGAGATGGAGGCGATGGTGGAGATGGAGGCAATGGTGGAGATGGAGGCAATGGTGGAGATGATGGTGGAGATGGAGGTGATGGTGGAGATGGAGGCAATGGTGGAGATGGAGGCGATGGTGGAGATGGAGGCAATGGTGGAGATGGAGGTGATGGTAGTGATGGAGCTGATGGAAATGATGAAGGCAGTGGTGGTAATGATGACAATGGTCAGTCTGATAATGAAAATGGCAATGATAATGGAGGCAGTACTACAGAAGGTAATATTGGTGATTGCCCTGCTGTGGGAAGTTGCCCATTACATGAAGATGCCGGATCAGATGTTACTTTGCTGCCACATGCAACTGACTGTGGAAAGTACTGTGTATGTGAGCATGGTATTCCAGTAACCATGCCTTGTCCTGCTGGACTCTACTTCAACCCAGAACTGAGAGTCTGTGATTGGCCTTGGGCTGCAGGCTGTAAGGCACCTACCCACCTTGACGGTATACCATACTTCTTGGCACAAATCTTACGCCGAAATCATTAA
- the LOC126356036 gene encoding uncharacterized PE-PGRS family protein PE_PGRS20-like isoform X10 — protein MRAAAVAVALLLLQVAAVAAAPRNAGCLSSGDPRCWRSHTGTDEQHHALGTPDTQKSSLTQSKVENDNSWLHSEQEDAEHGRSEQHSVQNVKKKPLYGWSSLIKAIIQEKENRSRSEEDDSSDSSSNDSNDSSGSDNENSSGHNSDSNESDGDDSNSSSSHEENTSGNNSGSNDSDEDDSSNDDENTSGNNSGNNENDEDDSDSSNSSNDDENNSGNHSGSNDSDEDHSGNDDENTSSNNSGSNESDEDDSGNSNSSSNDDENNSGNNSQSNEDDSDSGNGGGGDSGDGGNGGNGGDGGDGGNGGDGGDGGDGGDGGDGGDGGDGGDGGNGGDGGDGGDGGDGGDGGDGGDGGDGGDGGNGGDGGDGGDGGDGGDAGDGGDGGNGGDGGDGGDGGEGGDGGDGGDGGDGGDGGNGGNGGDGGDGGDGGDGGDGGNGGDAGDGGNGGDGGNGGDGGDGGDGGDAGDGGDGGNGGNGGDGGGGGDGGDGGEGGDAGDGGNGGDGGNGGDGGDGGDGGNGGDGGDGGDGGNGGDGGDGGDGGDGGDGGDGGDGGDGGDGGDGEDGGDGGDGGDGGDAGDGGDGGDGGNGGDGGNGGDDGGDGGDGGDGGNGGDGGDGGDGGNGGDGGDGSDGADGNDEGSGGNDDNGQSDNENGNDNGGSTTEGNIGDCPAVGSCPLHEDAGSDVTLLPHATDCGKYCVCEHGIPVTMPCPAGLYFNPELRVCDWPWAAGCKAPTHLDGIPYFLAQILRRNH, from the exons ATGAGAG CGGCTGCGGTTGCGGTGGCGCTGCTGTTGCTGCAGGTGGCGGCGGTCGCAGCAGCACCCAGGAACGCCGGCTGCCTGTCCTCCGGAGATCCTCGCTGTTGGCGCTCACACACAG GTACCGATGAGCAGCATCACGCTCTTGGGACACCAGACACTCAGAAATCGTCGCTTACTCAGTCAAAGGTTGAGAATGACAACTCATGGCTGCATTCTGAACAAGAGGATGCTGAACATGGAAGAAGTGAGCAACACTCAGTACAAAATGTAAAGAAGAAACCTTTATATGGTTGGTCTAGTCTCATAAAAgccataattcaagagaaagaaaacagaagcagAAGCGAAGAAGATGACAGCAGCGACAGCAGTAGTAATGACAGCAATGACAGCAGCGGAAGTGACAATGAAAATTCTAGTGGTCATAACAGCGACAGCAATGAAAGTGATGGAGATGATAGTAACAGCAGTAGTAGTCATGAGGAAAATACTAGTGGAAATAACAGTGGCAGtaatgacagtgatgaagatgacagTAGTAATGATGATGAAAATACTAGTGGTAATAACAGTGGTAACAATGAGAATGATGAAGACGACAGTGACAGTAGCAACAGCAGTAACGATGATGAAAACAACAGTGGTAATCACAGTGGCAGTAATGACAGTGATGAAGATCACAGTGGTAATGATGATGAAAATACTAGTAGTAATAACAGTGGCAGCAATGAGAGTGATGAAGATGACAGTGGCAATAGCAACAGCAGTAGTAACGATGATGAAAACAACAGTGGTAACAACAGTCAGAGTAATGAGGATGACAGTGACAGTGGAAATGGTGGTGGAGGCGATAGTGGAGATGGAGGCAATGGTGGAAATGGAGGAGATGGTGGAGACGGAGGCAATGGTGGAGATGGAGGTGATGGTGGAGACGGAGGCGATGGTGGAGACGGTGGCGATGGAGGTGATGGCGGAGATGGAGGCAATGGAGGAGATGGAGGCGACGGTGGAGACGGTGGCGATGGAGGCGATGGTGGAGACGGTGGTGATGGAGGTGATGGCGGAGATGGAGGCAATGGAGGAGACGGAGGAGATGGAGGCGATGGTGGAGATGGTGGCGATGCTGGTGATGGAGGTGATGGTGGAAATGGAGGTGATGGTGGAGACGGAGGTGATGGTGGAGAAGGAGGCGATGGTGGAGATGGAGGCGATGGTGgagatggtggtgatggtggaaACGGAGGTAATGGTGGAGACGGAGGCGATGGTGGAGACGGAGGTGATGGTGGAGATGGTGGTAATGGAGGTGATGCTGGAGATGGAGGCAATGGTGGAGACGGAGGCAATGGAGGAGACGGAGGCGATGGAGGAGATGGAGGCGATGCTGGAGATGGAG GTGATGGTGGAAACGGAGGTAATGGTGGAGATGGAGGTGGTGGTGGAGACGGAGGTGATGGTGGAGAAGGTGGTGATGCTGGAGATGGAGGCAATGGTGGAGATGGAGGTAATGGAGGAGACGGAGGCgatggaggagacggaggcaatGGTGGAGACGGAGGTGATGGTGGAGACGGAGGCAATGGTGGAGATGGAGGTGATGGTGGAGACGGAGGCGATGGTGGAGATGGAGGCGATGGTGGAGATGGAGGTGATGGTGGAGACGGAGGTGATGGTGAAGACGGAGGTGATGGTGGAGATGGTGGTGATGGAGGTGATGCTGGAGATGGAGGCGATGGTGGAGATGGAGGCAATGGTGGAGATGGAGGCAATGGTGGAGATGATGGTGGAGATGGAGGTGATGGTGGAGATGGAGGCAATGGTGGAGATGGAGGCGATGGTGGAGATGGAGGCAATGGTGGAGATGGAGGTGATGGTAGTGATGGAGCTGATGGAAATGATGAAGGCAGTGGTGGTAATGATGACAATGGTCAGTCTGATAATGAAAATGGCAATGATAATGGAGGCAGTACTACAGAAGGTAATATTGGTGATTGCCCTGCTGTGGGAAGTTGCCCATTACATGAAGATGCCGGATCAGATGTTACTTTGCTGCCACATGCAACTGACTGTGGAAAGTACTGTGTATGTGAGCATGGTATTCCAGTAACCATGCCTTGTCCTGCTGGACTCTACTTCAACCCAGAACTGAGAGTCTGTGATTGGCCTTGGGCTGCAGGCTGTAAGGCACCTACCCACCTTGACGGTATACCATACTTCTTGGCACAAATCTTACGCCGAAATCATTAA